The following DNA comes from Fundulus heteroclitus isolate FHET01 unplaced genomic scaffold, MU-UCD_Fhet_4.1 scaffold_70, whole genome shotgun sequence.
TCCCGTCGTTTATTGGTTCTCGCCCTGAAATCCCCCGTCTACCGAGTCCAGACTAGTCGCTCCTCACTGCTGTATAGAGTCCAGGTTCTCCTTGAGTCTGCGGGTCATGCTGGGGACCAGGTTAATGTGGTCGTCCACGCAGCTGCCCACGCAGCGGTCCATGAGCGACCGCACGGCCGGCTCCTTTGAGCCGGAGTCGAACAGATCCTTCGCCTTGTCGTTGCAGTGCATCGTGCATCGGGTCAGGCGGTCCTGAGGAAGACAAAAACCGAATAAACAAGAGTTTTCTTCAGCAACTTCGAAACATTTAAGCAGCTGTAAGAATTTTACTCTTGAGATTATATAAATtaaacagcagcaacaaaacTTAACACAGCGTAAGATAGTTCAAACTAAGTTCATTTTGGAAAGACAGATATtgtaatcttaaaaaaaaaaattatgtttgttttgtgGCAAAACAGAGCTTTTGTTTCTAAGCAAAACATACTGTAAACAAGTTCTGAAGACTAATTTAAACAGAGTGATAACAACTAGTTCTATTCTTATTCCCGTAATACTTTACAGATGAAAAAAATCCCCTTTGTTGAAAAATTTGCATCTTCTCAAAACATCTTCTGAGGACACTAATATATTTAGCAGATTCATTTCTAGTTATACAAATCCAGGTTTCATGCACATCATTTTCAGAATGTATTTTTAACAATTAGAGTAAActctaaatgcattttatgctgtttatatttgtggtttttgtacagcactttggtctctgtgtgtttaaagggctttatttataaagttggATTGGATAAATTCATACatttcatttttgttaattacattgtcaattacattttatattgtTGCAGGAAATGCTATTTGTCACCACATATGACTCAACAGTAAATTCACACTTTTTTAAGTTGCACAACAtgtgcaaaaacaacaacagcaaagaactgtatggatgcaatatttggtagactaatatattttataatcaccccactgttactagcccatcatacgttacaatcaccttaatgttattGGTTACTTGCACACTATTATCAGAATATCTAAACGCACATTTGTGTAAATGAAACCTTCAATCATCATTACACAAAAGTgccttattacctcattattactagttcatacaaacttttgaatcttcatctttttaattGTTAAATCTTTTGAACGCTCtaatgagagagagaaaaaaacaaaacaaaaaaaaagcactgtaatccttgttcattgcctgtttgtcttttttacgtGTTCTCTTAGCCAGAGTGGCCGAAAGGAAATTTCACCacgacaataaagaatctttgaatatTTCAAGGGAGACTTGTTCATGCTCTGTGTGTCATGACTAAAACTGATACATTTAATAAGATCCTGAAAAAGTGTTGAGGAGATGACAGGATAAAGAATAAAAGTGGGTTTTATTTCCACAGGTACCATCCAAATGTTAAATTATCACATTGAATTCAATGGTTATCAAATATCGTGCTGTGTTTATAGAAATTAACCGTGATGAGAGCCACCTAAGTGACTAGccctctaaataaaaaaaacaaaaatctctcTGCTTATTGGCTCTTTTGCCTCCAACTGTATAAATATGATTTATGAAGCTCTAACATCTGGAAGGATTTCTGTCCCGTAGATGCAgattttacatgaataaaatgtctaaaactaCAACTTTTATGTTGGAGCAGGACGATATAAGGAAAACATGGTTGACTGCAGTCAAACCACATTTCTTCAACTCAATTTTGTCTCCCTCGTTATCAGGATGTTTAGtgtctctgtcaggaaaatctaTATGAAGTGTGGGGATCAAGGGAAGATCCATTCAAGAGGCTGGAAAAATATTATTGGGATATAAAGCGTGAATCTTCGAAGATTCAGATTTTACAGTAATGGCGTCAGACTGATTAACTGACACCAGTCTAACATATAATAGAGCTTCCAACATCCAATTACAAAGGTTGAGGCTTTAAGCTACGGACAAAGATACAGGCTTAAAGGCAAGGCAGACAAATTGTTTAAACCCAAAGGGATATTGGCCTATGTGATATTCTGACTTTGAAGGGATACATTTTCATTAATCTGGCATTTAGCGAACATGAATTCCTTTGATTAATCCTAACTcgcctaaaaaaaacattctgattTAATGGTCAATCATGAGGAAAAAGTGAGTATTTTTATCCAGTACGTGTTTCTGGTGTCAATTGTTTCTGAATGTGCTGTAGATCTGAGGGGATTTCTAAATAGATATTTTATAAGGGGACTTTAACATGGTGGCTGTTGTTCCACCTGCACTGCATTACTGGTACAGACCCTTGAATTACTACTAACAAATGTATGCTGCGTGTAACcttcatcattacatcctcctctGTAAATCTGTGGTTGTAGAAATGAAGGTGCTGatcagtgttttttatttttttatgtataagaAGGTCAGTAAGGGGTAGAGGTCCTCACCTGAAACTTCTCCAGCTCTGAGGTGACCAGTCCCTGAGCCTGGGCTAGAGGAGTGTGACACCTCTCGATGCACTGATGGACCTGGGACATGGACTCAGAGGGGCGATCGCAGCATTCTGCGCTGCATCTGAACATGCGTCCCTGCAGCACGAGACACCGGCGTGTCAGGAGGCCATGTTGGGTCAACAAAAGCACCGTGTCGGCAGAAGAAAAGGCTTACCTGCATCTTCCGGATGTGATCCCTCTCCAGACCTTGGACCATGTCTTCGACCACCTTCTGCACGCGTGTCTGATGTGCTTCTGCCATCTCTGCGGACCCCCACCTctgctcctttaaaaaacacTCACAACCAGCTTTTCATTCAAACCAGACCGGAAGTCCGACTGCGGCGCACACGTTTCTTCACAATTTGCTAACAACTAAGGT
Coding sequences within:
- the fam136a gene encoding protein FAM136A — its product is MAEAHQTRVQKVVEDMVQGLERDHIRKMQGRMFRCSAECCDRPSESMSQVHQCIERCHTPLAQAQGLVTSELEKFQDRLTRCTMHCNDKAKDLFDSGSKEPAVRSLMDRCVGSCVDDHINLVPSMTRRLKENLDSIQQ